CTTCGCGGCGGCAAAGCGCCAGTTCAGGCTCCACATGCGACCTGACGAGGTGCTGACCGAAGCCCGCTGGACAGATGGCGTACCGAAGCTCGAAGAGGTCCAGGCCGCGCTCGCCCAGCTCGCCGAGTGGGGCAACCTCGAGGCGCAGCCCGATACCGCGCGCGTTGCCAGCATCAGCGACTTCTACCGCGCCCGGTTCCTCTACCGGCTGTTTCATGGCGGCGAAGCCGTCGAGACCGCTCTTGCTGCATTCGCCGAAGCGCTCGGGCGGCGGGCCGAGTTGCAGACGGTCGCGCTCGAAGACATCGCCAGCCGGCTCAAGACCCTGCTCGCGCTGGCCGATGCACCCACGCCCGATGCGGCCAAGCTGCACGAAACCTTGCGCGATCTGGTGCGCGTGTTCGAGGACCTGGCCGACAACGCCCAGGCCTTCATGGCCGGCATGGCGCGCAGCATCGAGCTGCAACAGGCCGATGCCACCGCAGTGCTGGCCTACAAGCAACGGCTGATCGATTACCTCGAACGCTTCATCGGTGACCTCGTCGGACGCTCCGGCGCGATCGCCCAACACATCGCCTCGCTGCATCCGCGCATTGATCCGCTGCTGTGGGCGGCCGCGCAGCGCGAAGCGCGCGACGCCGCGCCGGGCGACGGACAAGCGCAGGCCGACGCGCTCGGAGAGCGCCAGCAGGCCTGGCGCGAACGCTGTCACTGACCGGCACAATAGAGCCACCGATGATCGGCATATAGGAGCCAGCTGGAAGGGGCTCTGACGAACGTCTGCGGGGGTTCAAGATTGGCTGTTTTTTGGGGTTCCGACAAGGGCTGTTTTGGCCTTGTTCGGACCCTGCCGCGGGGTGCGGTAAGAGGCTCCGTCGAGCGTCAGGCAGTAGGCGTTGTGACGCAGGCGATCGACGGTGGCGGAAGCAAGTAGGCGGTTACCCGGGAAGGCCTGGTCCCACTCGGTGAAGTCGAGGTTGCTGGTGACGACGGTGGCGGTCTGCTCGTAGCGTTCGGCGATCAGGTCATGCAGGTCTTCGTCGGCGGGCGAACGCAGCGGTTTCAGCCCGAAGTCATCGATGATGAGGACCGGCACGCGCGCCAGTTGCTGGAGCTTCCGTTCATAGGCTCCGGTAGCCCGCGCCGCGTTGAGGCTCGCGAGCAACTGCGAGCAGGACGCGAAGACGACGTCGTGACCCTGGCGCACCGCGCAGTGCCCGAGCGCCTGCGCGAGATGGCTCTTGCCGGTGCCGCAGGGGCCGACGATGAGCACCGGGGCACGTTCATCGATGTAGCGCCCGGTCGCGAGATCATGCACCAGCGCGCGGTTGGTCGAGGGCAGCCGGTCGAACTCGAAGCCTTCGAGCGTCTTGGTAGCGCGAAACGCGGCGCGACGCAGCCGCGTGGCGAACTTCTTCTGCTCGCGCCGCGCGACCTCGTCCTGGATCAGCAGCGCGAGAAATTCCGTATAGGCGAGCTTCGCGTCGATCGCCTGGCGATTGCGCGCGTCGAGCGAATCGAGGATGCCGGAGAGGCGCAGTTGTTTGAGTTGCGGTGCCAGTTCGGGGGCGGGATTCATGGTGGGACTCCTTGGGTAAAGGGGGCGCGCGGTGCACCCGGTCAGTGAAACGACGTCGGATCGTCGGCGAAGAGCGCCGCGGTCGCGCGGGCGAAACGGGCGCGGCCGGCGTAGGGTTCGGTACTCACGGGGGTGAGCGGCTGCAAGTCGTGGCCGCCGGCGAGGATGGTCTTGACGGTGCGGTAATGCGGGCTGTCGTGGGCGAGTGCACGCTCGCAGGCCGCCTCCAGGCGCGCAGCGCCGTAGCGGCTCTTCAGCTGCAGCACGCCCTGCGCGGCACGCAGCCGCTCACTGATGCGGTCGCTCAAGAGCCGCCCGATGAGCTGGGCGCACGCGGTTCCGATCTCCGCGGCCTGTTGCAGACACCAACTGCGGTCGTGCGCGAAGAAACGTTGCGCCGAGGGCGGCAGATGATCGATGACGGTGCGCCGCTCGCCGGGACGACGGGCGCGGGCATGCGTGGCAACGGGTTTGAAGTCCTGATAGACCGTGACCACGCTGTCGGTCGCGCGCAACCACAAACTCTTGCCGACCAAGGTGAATGGCACGGAGTACAGCACGCGCTCGAAGCTGACGTGGCAGTCGCGATGCACCGACACCTGATGCCAAGTGCCCAGATCCGGCGGTACTGCGGGCAACGGCCGCAGCACACTGCGCTCGACGGCGAAGCTGTCCAGCGGTTTGATGCGTGTCGTGCCGTGAATGCGCAGCCCGGCTTCCTTCAACACCCAGTCACGCGCCTGCGCGTTCAGATCGGCCAGATCGCGGAAGCTGCGCGTGGGCAGGAAGTTGCCTTTGACGTATTTGACGCCCGCCTCGACGATGCCCTTCTTCTGCGGCTCCTGGGGCGGACAGGCGTCGATGCGAAAGCCGTAGCCTTCGGCGCATTCGGCGTAAGCACGTTGCACTTGGGGGTCGTGCGCGCACGCCTTGGTGATGGCGCACTTGGCGTTGTCGATGATGAGGCGCGCAGGCACCGCGCCGAACCACTCGAAGCCACGTCGGTGGCAACCGAGCCAGGTGCGCACGCTCTGGTCCCACACGAATTCGACATACTGGTGCCGCGAGAAACACAGCGTCATCACGAAGGCCCATGTGCGGCGCAGTTCGCCGGAGGCGGGATCGACGAGCTGCGGGCCGGCGCCGAAATCGACCTGGGCTGCCTCGCCCGGCGCGAACGACAACCGCACCGTCGCCTCGGGCGGGCGCTCGCGCTCGATCGTGGCGACAAGCCGGCGCACGCTGGAATAGTGCCCGGTGAAGCCGTGCTCACGTTTAAGGGTGGCGTGGATCACCACGCCGGAGACCCCCTGTGCGAGCCACTGCTCGACCAGCGGCCGGAACGCCGCGATCGATGATTGCGCCGTCACCGGCAGCCGCGGACGGCCGATC
Above is a genomic segment from Azoarcus sp. PA01 containing:
- a CDS encoding TIGR02677 family protein gives rise to the protein MPTSDEETPRIQPTPFTDTSADLFRHVSADKAGIYRSIMASFAAAKRQFRLHMRPDEVLTEARWTDGVPKLEEVQAALAQLAEWGNLEAQPDTARVASISDFYRARFLYRLFHGGEAVETALAAFAEALGRRAELQTVALEDIASRLKTLLALADAPTPDAAKLHETLRDLVRVFEDLADNAQAFMAGMARSIELQQADATAVLAYKQRLIDYLERFIGDLVGRSGAIAQHIASLHPRIDPLLWAAAQREARDAAPGDGQAQADALGERQQAWRERCH
- the istB gene encoding IS21-like element helper ATPase IstB; protein product: MNPAPELAPQLKQLRLSGILDSLDARNRQAIDAKLAYTEFLALLIQDEVARREQKKFATRLRRAAFRATKTLEGFEFDRLPSTNRALVHDLATGRYIDERAPVLIVGPCGTGKSHLAQALGHCAVRQGHDVVFASCSQLLASLNAARATGAYERKLQQLARVPVLIIDDFGLKPLRSPADEDLHDLIAERYEQTATVVTSNLDFTEWDQAFPGNRLLASATVDRLRHNAYCLTLDGASYRTPRQGPNKAKTALVGTPKNSQS
- the istA gene encoding IS21 family transposase — translated: MYEYRQALMRMRQGDSEREIARAKLMGRAKAARFRELAAARGWLDPEQPVPEDAEIAAAIGRPRLPVTAQSSIAAFRPLVEQWLAQGVSGVVIHATLKREHGFTGHYSSVRRLVATIERERPPEATVRLSFAPGEAAQVDFGAGPQLVDPASGELRRTWAFVMTLCFSRHQYVEFVWDQSVRTWLGCHRRGFEWFGAVPARLIIDNAKCAITKACAHDPQVQRAYAECAEGYGFRIDACPPQEPQKKGIVEAGVKYVKGNFLPTRSFRDLADLNAQARDWVLKEAGLRIHGTTRIKPLDSFAVERSVLRPLPAVPPDLGTWHQVSVHRDCHVSFERVLYSVPFTLVGKSLWLRATDSVVTVYQDFKPVATHARARRPGERRTVIDHLPPSAQRFFAHDRSWCLQQAAEIGTACAQLIGRLLSDRISERLRAAQGVLQLKSRYGAARLEAACERALAHDSPHYRTVKTILAGGHDLQPLTPVSTEPYAGRARFARATAALFADDPTSFH